From the Malus domestica chromosome 17, GDT2T_hap1 genome, one window contains:
- the LOC103405798 gene encoding uncharacterized protein → MDSFNGSPPSPPPPKKFKYIPYYSFMHASQKVTCCPVNSHTSSILSKHGKSTATKVIIPNGEIKQFHVPIKAAELMLDTPNFFLVNTKSLRVGRRFSPLNADEDLDIGDVYVLFPMIRLNSTVTTADMGILFLKATAASSASKRASGRNVKVRPADDPHQATKFAHDDGDEGKMIESWRESSDNEAAMPKLNLDDIEDFSAPEFMHRLSMSRSKKPLLETIAEEPAVSVSSR, encoded by the exons ATGGACTCGTTCAACGGCTCGCCACCGTCACCGCCACCGCCAAAAAAGTTTAAATACATACCCTACTATTCATTTATGCATGCATCTCAAAAGGTCACATGCTGTCCTGTTAATTCACAC ACATCTTCAATATTGAGCAAGCATGGGAAATCTACAGCCACCAAAGTGATCATCCCAAACGGCGAAATCAAACAATTCCATGTCCCCATAAAAGCCGCCGAGCTCATGCTCGACACCCCAAACTTCTTCCTCGTAAACACCAAGTCTCTTCGTGTCGGAAGAAGATTTTCACCTCTCAATGCCGACGAAGACTTAGATATCGGTGACGTATACGTCCTGTTCCCCATGATAAGGCTCAACTCCACCGTCACAACGGCTGATATGGGGATACTGTTCCTCAAGGCCACCGCGGCCAGCTCCGCAAGCAAGCGGGCTTCCGGGAGAAACGTGAAGGTGAGGCCGGCTGATGATCCCCATCAGGCCACGAAATTTGCTCATGATGACGGCGATGAGGGCAAGATGATTGAGAGTTGGAGGGAAAGTTCGGATAATGAGGCGGCGATGCCGAAGTTGAATTTGGATGATATAGAAGATTTCTCGGCGCCGGAATTCATGCACAGATTGTCTATGAGTAGGTCAAAGAAGCCATTGCTGGAGACCATAGCAGAAGAGCCTGCAGTTTCTGTTTCTTCAAGGTGA